In Pseudomonas oryzihabitans, the DNA window AAGGCGGCTTCCCAGGGGGCAAGGGGTACGCTGACCACCAGGTCCTGACCGTCGACGTCGAACAGCGGATGAGGCACCAGCCGGATGACCAGGTACAGATCGCCTGCCTCCGCGCCACCGATGCCCGGCTCGCCCTGCCCTTTCAGGCGGATACGCTCGCCGTCGGTGCTGCCGGCGGGAATCTTGACGTTGAGGGTCTTGGTGGTCTCGCCGACGCGCCGGCCCAGCTCGTCGCGCTGCGGCAACGAAAAGCTCAGCGGCTTGGTACTGCCGGCCTGGCTCTCCTCGAGAAACAGTGGCAGTTCCAGCTCGATGTCGCGGCCACGGCGAGCGAAGCCACCCTGCTGCGAGCGTCCGGCAGCGCCGAACAGCGACTCGAAGAAATCGGAATAGTCCTGGCCAAAGCCGGCGTGGGGATCGCTGTAGTCGGCGCCCGACCCCGGCTGCCAGTCTGGCGGCACCTGGAAGCGCTCGCCTTGCTGCTGATAGCGGCGGACCTGATCGTATTCGGCGCGCTTGTGTGGATCGCGCAGGACGTCATAGGCCTCGGCCACCTCCTTGAAGCGAGCCTCGGCATCGGCCTCCTTGCTCACGTCCGGGTGGTACTTGCGCGCCAGCTTGCGATAGGTGGTCTTGAGGGTCTTGTCGTCGACGTCGGGGGCGACGCCGAGCACCTCGTAGTAGTCCTTGAAGTCCATCGCGGTCTCCAGTGGGGGTTCCCCTAGAGACCGCGCGGCGCCTGCAACGGTTGCATGACGCCGGTCAGTCGCCGCGCTTGCGAAAGGCCAGGCTGCCGGCCAGCACCGTGAAGGTCGCCACCAGCGCCACCAGGATCCAGAAGCCGTGGGGCGAATCGGCAAGCGGGATGCCGCCGACGTTCATTCCGAAGAAGCCGGCGATGATGTTGATCGGCAGGGCCAGCACCGTGACCAGGGTCAGGGTGAACAGGGTGCGGTTGGTCTGCTCGGCGGAGGCGGCGGCGATCTCCTCCTGCAACAGCTTGAGACGTTCCACCAGGGCGGCGAGGTCGTCCAGCACCCGGTCGAATTCCTCGGTGGCCTCGCGCAGGGTCTGGATGTCGTCGCGGCGCAGCCAGGCGGGCGGCCGGTTGAGCAACCGCAGCAGCGAGCCCGGTTCCAGGGCCAGCAGGCGCTGCAGACGTACCAGGGCGCGTCTCAGGCTGCCAAGTTCGGCGCGACTGGCGGACAGCCGCTGGGACAGCAGCCGATCCTCGATGGCGTCCACCTTGACCGTGGTGTCGCGAATGATGCCGGTCAGCACATCGGCCTGGTCGCGCAGCAGATGAACCAGCAGTTCCAGGGTCGAGCCGAAGCCCTCACCACGGCGCACCGCATGGCGCAGGCGATCCACCGAGCGCAGTGGCTGGGCCCGGGCGGTCACCAGCAGTCCCGGACGGGCGCAGGCCCAGAGGGTGGCGACGTCCACCGAGACCTGACCGTAGGCCAGGGTCACATCGTTCACCACCCCCAGCAGGGTGTCGTCGGCCGGCTCCAGGCGGGTCGAGTGGGAACCGGCGTGCAGGGATTCGAAGAACTCCTCCGGCAGCCCCAGGTGCTCGCGCATCCAGCGCTCGGCGGCGGCGTGGGCCAGGTTGAAGTGCAGCCAGCGAAAGCCACCCTCTTCCGCGTCCCAGGGATCTTCCGGCGCCATGGTCAGCGCCCGCCCCGGCTGACCGGAGGTGAAATGGTAGGCGTAGAGCAGCCCCAGCCGTTCGGCGGCCGGATGCAGGGGGATCAGGGTGTTGGTCATGGCTACCTGCGGAGGGAACGCGACATCAGGGCTCTGTTAGCAGGTCCGGATGAACCTTTGATGACAGAGCCCCGAGTCAGCAGGTGCCAGCGGCGCCCCCGGAAAGGAGGCGCGGCGCTTATTGCGGACGCATGTGCGGGAAGAGGATGACGTCGCGGATCGACGGCGAGTTGGTCAGCAGCATCACCAGGCGGTCGATGCCGATGCCCTCGCCAGCGGTGGGCGGCATGCCGTATTCCAGGGCGTTGATGAAGTCGGCGTCATAGTGCATGGCCTCGTCGTCACCGGCGTCCTTTTCCTGGACCTGCAGCATGAAGCGCTCGGCCTGGTCTTCGGCGTCGTTGAGCTCGGAGTAGGCGTTGGCGATCTCGCGGCCGCCGATGAACAGCTCGAAGCGATCGGTGACGCTGGGATTATCGTCGTTGCGGCGCGCCAGCGGCGAGACCTCGAAGGGGTACTCGGTGATGAAGTGCGGCTGCTCCAGCTTGCTCTCCACTAGCTCCTCGAAAATCATCACCTGCAGCTTGCCCAGGCCTTCGTGGCCGAGGACCTTGGCGCCGGCCTTCTTGGCGATGGCGCGGGCCTTCTCGACGTCCTGCAGGTCTTCCGCGGTGATGTCCGGGTTGTACTTGAGGATGGAGTCGTACACCGACAGGCGCACGAAGGGCTCGCCGAAGTGGAACACCTTGTCGCCATAGGGCACGTCGGTGGTGCCGAGCACGGCCATGGCCAGTTCGCGGAACAGTTCCTCGGTGAGGTCCATGTTGTCGCGGTAATCCGCATAGGCCTGGTAGAACTCGAGCATGGTGAACTCGGGATTGTGCCGGGTCGAGACGCCTTCGTTACGGAAGTTGCGGTTGATCTCGAAGACCTTCTCGAAGCCACCGACCACCAGCCGCTTGAGGTACAGCTCCGGCGCGATACGCAGGAACATGGCCATGTCCAGGGCGTTGTGGTGGGTCTCGAAGGGCTTGGCCGCCGCGCCGCCGGGAATGGTCTGCAGCATGGGCGTTTCCACTTCGAGGAAACCCCGCTCCATGAGGAAGCGGCGGATGTGGGCGATGACCTGGGAGCGCACGCGGAAGGTCTGGCGGACCTCCTCGTTGACGATCAGGTCGACATAGCGCTGGCGATAGCGCAGCTCGGTGTCGGTCAGGCCGTGGTGCTTGTCGGGCAGCGGGCGCAGCGACTTGGTCAGCAGGCGCACGTCGCTCATGTTGACGTAGAGATCGCCCTTGCCGGAGCGGGCCAGGGTACCTTCGGTGGCGATGATGTCGCCCAGGTCCCAGGTCTTGACCGCTTCCAGGGTCTCGGCCGGCAGGGTCTTGCGGTCGACATAGACCTGGATGCGCCCGCTGGTGTCCTGCAGCACCATGAAGGCACCGCGGTTGAGCATGATGCGGCCGGCTACCTTGACCTTGATGCCTGCGGCTTCCAGCTCTTCCTTGGTCTTGTCGGCGTACTGCTGCTGCAGGTCACCGGCCAGGCTGTCGCGACGGAAGTCGTTGGGGAAGGGAATGGCCTGCTGGTCGCGCAGCGTGGAAAGCTTTTCCTTGCGCTGGGCGATCAGCTTGTTGTCTTCCTGTTCCTGGGCTTGGGGGTCTAGGGGTTGTTCGCTCATGTCTGCTGTTTACCTGGGAAGTGCTTGCCGTAGGAGCGGCCATGGCCGCTCCTACAGGAAATGATGGATTAAACGCCCTGCTTGAGGCTGGCTTCGAGGTATTCGTCCAGATCGCCGTCGAGCACCTTGTCGCAATCGCTGCGTTCCACGCCGGTGCGCAGATCCTTGATCCGCGAGGCGTCGAGCACATAGGAACGGATCTGGTGGCCCCAGCCGATATCGGACTTGGAGTCTTCCAGGGCCTGGGACGCGGCATTGCGCTTCTGCATTTCCAGCTCGTACAACTTGGCCCGCAGCATCTTCATGGCGGTGTCCCTGTTGGCATGCTGGGAGCGCTCGTTCTGGCACGCCACCACGGTATTGGTGGGCACGTGGGTGATCCG includes these proteins:
- the cbpA gene encoding curved DNA-binding protein encodes the protein MDFKDYYEVLGVAPDVDDKTLKTTYRKLARKYHPDVSKEADAEARFKEVAEAYDVLRDPHKRAEYDQVRRYQQQGERFQVPPDWQPGSGADYSDPHAGFGQDYSDFFESLFGAAGRSQQGGFARRGRDIELELPLFLEESQAGSTKPLSFSLPQRDELGRRVGETTKTLNVKIPAGSTDGERIRLKGQGEPGIGGAEAGDLYLVIRLVPHPLFDVDGQDLVVSVPLAPWEAALGAKVQVPTLDGQIMLSIPPGSQSGARLRVRGKGLAGKAGQGDLHALLKIVMPPKGDEETQALWRQLAERAAFDPRQDWRKV
- a CDS encoding transporter encodes the protein MTNTLIPLHPAAERLGLLYAYHFTSGQPGRALTMAPEDPWDAEEGGFRWLHFNLAHAAAERWMREHLGLPEEFFESLHAGSHSTRLEPADDTLLGVVNDVTLAYGQVSVDVATLWACARPGLLVTARAQPLRSVDRLRHAVRRGEGFGSTLELLVHLLRDQADVLTGIIRDTTVKVDAIEDRLLSQRLSASRAELGSLRRALVRLQRLLALEPGSLLRLLNRPPAWLRRDDIQTLREATEEFDRVLDDLAALVERLKLLQEEIAAASAEQTNRTLFTLTLVTVLALPINIIAGFFGMNVGGIPLADSPHGFWILVALVATFTVLAGSLAFRKRGD
- the lysS gene encoding lysine--tRNA ligase; the protein is MSEQPLDPQAQEQEDNKLIAQRKEKLSTLRDQQAIPFPNDFRRDSLAGDLQQQYADKTKEELEAAGIKVKVAGRIMLNRGAFMVLQDTSGRIQVYVDRKTLPAETLEAVKTWDLGDIIATEGTLARSGKGDLYVNMSDVRLLTKSLRPLPDKHHGLTDTELRYRQRYVDLIVNEEVRQTFRVRSQVIAHIRRFLMERGFLEVETPMLQTIPGGAAAKPFETHHNALDMAMFLRIAPELYLKRLVVGGFEKVFEINRNFRNEGVSTRHNPEFTMLEFYQAYADYRDNMDLTEELFRELAMAVLGTTDVPYGDKVFHFGEPFVRLSVYDSILKYNPDITAEDLQDVEKARAIAKKAGAKVLGHEGLGKLQVMIFEELVESKLEQPHFITEYPFEVSPLARRNDDNPSVTDRFELFIGGREIANAYSELNDAEDQAERFMLQVQEKDAGDDEAMHYDADFINALEYGMPPTAGEGIGIDRLVMLLTNSPSIRDVILFPHMRPQ